TACAAAGAAAAACTATATTAAAAATTTAACTGCTAAACTTATTACAATTTGTTACTTGTTGATACTTGGAGTAACTTATTTAAGTTCAAACACAGGTGCATATTACAATGATGATTCTCTTGTATCTGGAAAGTTTCAAGCAGGTACGTGGGAAAATGACTGGGATAGAAGTTCACTAAAGTTCACTAGTAGTAAGGACCAGCTATTTGAAAGTTGTACCACTAAAGAAATTTCAACGATGATAGTAAATTCCGGAAACGATATGAAAGGTCCATCACAATATGAGGTATATTACATAGTCAAAGGAAATCCCAAAGATGATGAAAAGGTAGGAGAGGGCATAATAGCTCCTATTTTAGCAAGTAAGTCAGTTGTCTTAAAATTTACAGCAACTAAATCTGGTAATTATAAATTCAGAGCATTCCAACGACCTAATCATGCTTTTAAACCTGAAAGACAAGATTTATGGAGTGAAACCATTACCATTACATGTAATAACAACAATACATCTATTGATTCTGAGCAAAACCAGAAAAATAGTACAGAAGTTCAATCCCAACCATCTCAAGATACTAATAATACCAGTAAAGAGACTTTAGAAACTACAGGTAATGAAGCTACACAAACAAGTACTGATTTATCAGAAGTTAATTCAACTTCAACTGATGCTGATGATAATACTGATACAACAATAGAAAGTCCTTAAAAAATTTTAAAAATGAAAGGTGATTAAATTGAAAATGAAAACTGTAAAAAAATGGGCTAGTAATATTGTAACCACAATATTATTCATATTATTAATCGTAATGATCTTTGTTGTAATTTCCTCTAAGGCTTCTGGTGGTGAACCACAAGCATTTGGATATCAATTAAAGACTGTTCTTTCGGGATCCATGGAGCCAGGAATAAAAACAGGATCTATTATTGCTGTGAAACCTGGTGGAGACATGACAAGATTTAAAAATGGTGACGTAATAACTTTTAAGTCCGAAGATAATGTCATTGTTACTCATAGAATTGATAAGGTATTAAAAAATGGCGATCAAATCAGTTACAAAACAAAAGGAGATAATAATAAAACTGAAGATTTAAATCCAGTCCTTTCTAATAATGTAATCGCAGAATACACAGGATTTACAATTCCTTACCTTGGGTATTTTGCCGATTATACTAAATCAAAGACTGGTGGGGCTTTATTATTATTGCTACCGGGTTTAATTCTGCTAGGATATGCTGGATTTTCAATTTGGAAAACGATTTCACAGCTTGAAGGTAAAATGAATAAATCAATTGAAGTTGAGTCCTCAAATAAAAATACATGAACATATGTTGGAAATGCCATAACCAAGGGGGGACCTATGAAAAAATTAATTAGTTCATTATTGATTGGTGTTTTTGCCTTTGGTCTCATATTCTCTTCTTCAATAATAAAAACGAGTGCTGCGTCAAAAAAACAAGAAATAGATATTGCCACATCACCTGAAAAAATACTTTTTGATATAACCAATTTTAAACCAGGTGACTGGGCAGAACGTACT
The window above is part of the Bacillus sp. SORGH_AS_0510 genome. Proteins encoded here:
- the tapA gene encoding amyloid fiber anchoring/assembly protein TapA — translated: MIKIRYNRVRKFTKKNYIKNLTAKLITICYLLILGVTYLSSNTGAYYNDDSLVSGKFQAGTWENDWDRSSLKFTSSKDQLFESCTTKEISTMIVNSGNDMKGPSQYEVYYIVKGNPKDDEKVGEGIIAPILASKSVVLKFTATKSGNYKFRAFQRPNHAFKPERQDLWSETITITCNNNNTSIDSEQNQKNSTEVQSQPSQDTNNTSKETLETTGNEATQTSTDLSEVNSTSTDADDNTDTTIESP
- the sipW gene encoding signal peptidase I SipW, with the translated sequence MKTVKKWASNIVTTILFILLIVMIFVVISSKASGGEPQAFGYQLKTVLSGSMEPGIKTGSIIAVKPGGDMTRFKNGDVITFKSEDNVIVTHRIDKVLKNGDQISYKTKGDNNKTEDLNPVLSNNVIAEYTGFTIPYLGYFADYTKSKTGGALLLLLPGLILLGYAGFSIWKTISQLEGKMNKSIEVESSNKNT